A region of Vitis vinifera cultivar Pinot Noir 40024 chromosome 15, ASM3070453v1 DNA encodes the following proteins:
- the LOC132255165 gene encoding dynamin-2A-like, with the protein MKGKRFFGFVDLALGWLANMMSIFEEVAGLKMVNEDKFPLLSVAALLADEDADENLSSSSSCRGSTFLNVVALGNVGAGKSAVLNNLIGHPVLPIGENGATQALICIDLQKDGSLSSKSIILQIANKSQQVSASALRHCLQDRLSKGASGKNQDEIYLKLRTSTTPPLKLVDFPGLDQRIMDETLVSDYAQHNDAILLVIVPAVQAPEMASSRALKIAKEYDGDGTRTIGVISKIDQAASDQKILVVVQALLLNQGPRSTSEMPWVALIGQFVSIASAQSGFIGSA; encoded by the exons ATGAAAGGAAAGAGGTTCTTTGGGTTTGTTGATCTTGCCTTGGGATGGCTTGCTAACATGATGAGCATATTTGAAGAGGTAGCTGGCTTGAAAATGGTGAATGAGGATAAGTTTCCATTGTTGTCG GTCGCGGCGCTGTTGGCGGATGAAGATGCGGATGAGAATTTGAGTTCCAGTTCTTCTTGCAGGGGTTCAACTTTTCTTAACGTTGTTGCTCTTGGAAATGTCGGTGCTGGTAAATCTGCAGTTTTAAACAATTTGATTGGACATCCTGTTTTACCTATTGGAGAAAATGGTGCTACTCAGGCTCTAATATGTATTGATTTACAAAAGGATGGTTCCCTAAGCAGCAAGTCGATCATCTTGCAAATTGCCAACAAATCTCAACAAGTTTCTGCAAGTGCTCTTCGACATTGTCTCCAGGACAGGCTAAGTAAGGGTGCCTCAGGCAAGAACCAAGATGAAATATATTTGAAGCTACGAACTAGTACAACACCTCCTTTGAAACTGGTTGATTTTCCTGGATTGGATCAACGGATTATGGATGAGACATTGGTGAGTGACTATGCTCAGCACAATGATGCCATTTTGCTGGTTATTGTACCTGCTGTCcag GCACCCGAAATGGCTTCATCTCGAGCTCTCAAAATTGCCAAGGAATATGATGGAGATGGTACAAGAACAATCGGTGTAATTAGTAAAATAGATCAAGCTGCATCAGACCAGAAAATCCTTGTTGTTGTTCAGGCTCTCTTGTTAAATCAGGGTCCTAGAAGTACATCTGAAATGCCATGGGTTGCTTTAATTGGGCAATTTGTTTCAATTGCCTCTGCACAGTCTGGATTTATTGGGTCTGCATGA
- the LOC100257074 gene encoding probable glutathione S-transferase produces MSGIEYETIFEDLSNKSPSLLHYNPVHKKVPILIHNGKLIVESLVILEYIDETWKETSLLSEDLYERAMARFWAKFGDDKVVTSIFQGFFLKEGKEKKKAMVEAMKHLQFLEDKLKGKRLFGGERIGFVDLALGWLANFISIFEEVVGLKIVDEDKFPLLSEWMKEFSDSPIIKDNWPPQDKMIAKFHALYDATIAAAAASK; encoded by the exons ATGTCTG GCATAGAGTATGAAACCATATTTGAAGATCTCTCCAACAAGAGCCCTTCCCTTCTCCACTATAATCCTGTCCACAAAAAAGTTCCAATTCTTATACACAATGGAAAACTGATCGTGGAATCGCTTGTCATTCTTGAATACATTGATGAGACATGGAAGGAAACTTCCTTGTTGTCTGAAGACCTTTACGAGAGAGCCATGGCTCGCTTCTGGGCCAAATTTGGCGATGATAAG GTTGTGACATCAATCTTTCAGGGTTTCTTCCTCAAGGaagggaaagagaaaaagaaagccaTGGTTGAAGCCATGAAGCACCTTCAGTTCTTGGAGGACAAGCTGAAGGGAAAGAGGCTCTTCGGCGGAGAGAGGATTGGGTTTGTTGATCTTGCCTTGGGATGGCTTGCTAACTTTATCAGCATATTTGAAGAGGTAGTTGGCCTGAAAATAGTGGATGAGGATAAGTTTCCATTGTTGTCCGAATGGATGAAAGAATTTTCAGATTCTCCCATAATCAAAGACAACTGGCCACCACAAGACAAGATGATTGCCAAGTTCCATGCCCTTTATGATGCCACCattgcagcagcagcagcatcTAAATGA